The Tamandua tetradactyla isolate mTamTet1 chromosome 8, mTamTet1.pri, whole genome shotgun sequence genome includes a window with the following:
- the HYLS1 gene encoding centriolar and ciliogenesis-associated protein HYLS1, whose amino-acid sequence MAERRRSYSVGESVEEIIGPDGQTWTNMDPEERMLMATTTFTQICAGQGEGDVRREVSSIQYDPYSKASVTPGKRPALPVQKHCPHVESSVPSEIASEASHRLRKPVMKRKVLRRKPGGEVLVTDESIVSESESGTESDIDLWDLRQRLMNLQLQEDRESSQKCNLPREYQGISQEDQLICYLRREGMGPPAYEQDLIVASRPKSFILPRLDQINRNRGKVDRVARYFEYKRDWDSMRLPGEDHRKELRWGIREQMLCRAEPQSKPQHIYVPNNYLVPTEKKRSALRWGIRCDLANGIMPRKFPFPLSPS is encoded by the exons ATGGCAGAAAGAAG AAGATCCTACAGTGTAGGGGAATCAGTGGAGGAAATCATAGGACCTGATGGACAAACATGGACCAATATGGATCCAGAAGAACGAATGTTAATGGCTACTACCACTTTTACCCAAATCTGTGCAGGGCAGGGTGAGGGAGATGTTAGGAGAGAAGTCTCATCTATCCAGTATGATCCCTACAGTAAAGCTTCAGTAACTCCAGGGAAGCGACCTGCTCTTCCTGTGCAAAAGCACTGCCCACATGTGGAAAGTAGTGTCCCTTCAGAAATAGCTTCAGAGGCCTCCCACAGACTCCGAAAGCCAGTAATGAAGAGAAAGGTGCTGCGTAGAAAGCCAGGTGGGGAAGTATTAGTGACAGATGAGTCAATTGTCAGTGAATCAGAATCTGGTACAGAAAGTGACATAGATCTCTGGGACTTAAGACAAAGGCTGATGAATCTGCAGTTGCAAGAAGATAGGGAGTCTTCACAAAAATGTAATCTACCACGTGAATACCAAGGAATTTCTCAAGAAGATCAGCTCATCTGCTATCTACGGAGAGAAGGAATGGGCCCTCCAGCTTATGAACAAGACCTCATTGTTGCCAGCCGTCCTAAGTCCTTCATTCTCCCAAGGCTGGACCAGATAAACCGAAATCGGGGTAAAGTAGACCGGGTAGCCCGGTACTTTGAGTACAAACGAGACTGGGACTCAATGCGGTTACCTGGTGAAGATCATAGGAAGGAACTACGCTGGGGTATCCGAGAGCAGATGCTGTGTCGAGCAGAACCCCAATCCAAGCCTCAGCACATATATGTTCCAAACAATTATCTAGTACCAACTGAGAAGAAAAGATCTGCCCTTCGCTGGGGTATTCGTTGTGACCTTGCAAATGGTATCATGCCTAGGAAGtttcccttccctctttctccttcttaa